From the genome of Prochlorococcus marinus XMU1419, one region includes:
- a CDS encoding glycosyltransferase family 4 protein, whose amino-acid sequence MRIVLISTPIGFIGSGKGGGVELTLNSLVSGLLSLGHSVEVIAPKNSKLNLINEKAKLHFVEGEDQISWQHQDYNSPISIPDNSLLAGLLEKGLEIVKKADVLLNMSYDWLPIWMTLNVEMPIAHIISMGDESSVISNLISKVYAKRPVNFAFHSKIQANDYPFIKKPIIIGNGFELDNYTFQDSVKGPLAWVGRVAPEKGLEDAVYVANKLGEKLKVWGVKEDETYASKIENSYPQGTIDWMGFLSTNELQKELGKCRVLLNTPKWNEAYGNVVVEALACGVPVIAYKRGGPSEIIQHGQTGYLVDPDDKKNMLSYVEIIEKIERKKCREWVEKNASTNIFANKVVNWLNEVMNEY is encoded by the coding sequence ATGCGAATAGTTTTAATAAGTACTCCAATAGGTTTCATAGGAAGTGGAAAAGGTGGAGGAGTCGAATTAACATTAAATTCTTTAGTATCAGGATTGCTTTCTTTAGGTCATTCGGTAGAGGTCATTGCTCCTAAAAATTCTAAATTAAATTTAATTAATGAAAAAGCAAAATTACATTTTGTAGAAGGTGAAGATCAAATTAGTTGGCAGCATCAAGATTATAATTCTCCTATAAGCATCCCAGATAATTCACTTCTCGCAGGATTGCTGGAAAAAGGGCTAGAAATCGTAAAAAAAGCAGATGTATTATTGAACATGTCTTATGATTGGCTGCCTATCTGGATGACACTTAATGTAGAGATGCCAATTGCACACATAATTAGTATGGGCGACGAAAGTTCGGTAATAAGTAATTTAATCTCAAAAGTATATGCTAAACGCCCAGTTAATTTTGCTTTTCATTCAAAAATACAAGCTAATGATTATCCATTTATAAAGAAACCAATAATTATTGGGAATGGATTTGAATTGGATAATTATACTTTTCAAGATTCAGTGAAAGGACCTTTGGCGTGGGTTGGGAGAGTAGCTCCTGAGAAAGGTTTAGAGGATGCTGTTTATGTTGCTAATAAACTTGGCGAAAAGCTTAAAGTTTGGGGAGTTAAAGAAGATGAGACATATGCCTCAAAGATAGAAAATTCTTATCCTCAAGGCACTATAGATTGGATGGGTTTTTTATCAACTAATGAATTACAAAAAGAACTCGGCAAATGCAGAGTGTTGTTAAATACTCCGAAGTGGAATGAAGCATATGGAAACGTAGTGGTTGAAGCCTTGGCTTGTGGGGTGCCAGTCATAGCTTATAAAAGGGGAGGCCCTAGTGAAATTATTCAGCATGGGCAAACAGGGTATTTAGTTGACCCTGATGATAAAAAAAATATGCTTTCTTATGTAGAGATTATTGAAAAAATAGAGCGCAAGAAATGTAGAGAATGGGTAGAAAAAAATGCGTCCACGAATATATTTGCAAACAAGGTTGTAAACTGGCTTAATGAGGTAATGAACGAATATTAA
- a CDS encoding DMT family transporter, with the protein MNSILNWFLMILPFALWGTSMAAMTPLVSSAGPEFVASLRLLPAGILVLITTYLFKRDLKIYKCDWKWFFVFTIVDATFFQLFLTYGIEKTGAGLGSVLIDSQPLLVAILARAIFGNLINPIGWLGLLFGLGGIVFLGVPQEFLENWWLMSNEAMTNVSFNFGELWMLAASLAMALGTILIRFTCTKSDPVAVTGWHMVFGSMPLIVKHCLQSNFQLIPDWSIFDWGLMSFASIFGGAIAYGLFFYFANNKEITGFSTLAFLTPVFALLSGGIWLDERLTIVQWIGVVFVLISVFFVSQRRNLWENKLTDTNI; encoded by the coding sequence ATGAATTCAATCCTAAATTGGTTTTTAATGATACTCCCTTTTGCACTTTGGGGAACTTCAATGGCGGCTATGACTCCCTTAGTATCTAGTGCTGGTCCAGAGTTTGTGGCTTCTTTAAGATTACTTCCTGCAGGAATTCTTGTTCTAATTACAACATATTTGTTTAAAAGAGATCTAAAAATTTATAAGTGCGATTGGAAGTGGTTTTTTGTTTTTACAATTGTGGACGCTACTTTTTTTCAGTTATTCTTAACCTATGGAATTGAAAAAACTGGAGCAGGTCTTGGCTCTGTATTGATTGATTCTCAACCCCTTTTGGTAGCTATTTTAGCAAGGGCAATTTTTGGAAATTTAATTAACCCAATAGGGTGGTTAGGCTTACTTTTTGGGTTGGGAGGAATAGTATTTTTAGGTGTTCCGCAAGAATTTCTAGAAAATTGGTGGTTAATGTCTAATGAGGCAATGACTAATGTGAGTTTTAACTTTGGAGAGCTCTGGATGCTTGCCGCTTCGCTTGCTATGGCGCTAGGAACCATTTTAATTAGATTTACCTGTACTAAAAGTGATCCAGTTGCAGTTACAGGATGGCATATGGTTTTTGGGAGTATGCCCCTAATTGTTAAGCATTGCTTACAATCAAATTTTCAATTAATTCCAGATTGGTCAATTTTTGATTGGGGATTAATGTCATTTGCAAGTATTTTCGGAGGCGCAATAGCTTATGGATTGTTTTTCTATTTTGCTAATAATAAAGAAATAACTGGATTTAGTACTCTTGCTTTTTTAACTCCTGTATTCGCTCTTCTAAGTGGAGGTATTTGGTTAGATGAAAGATTGACTATTGTTCAATGGATAGGTGTAGTTTTTGTGCTTATCTCGGTATTTTTTGTTAGCCAAAGAAGGAATTTATGGGAAAATAAACTTACAGATACTAATATTTAA
- the sppA gene encoding signal peptide peptidase SppA: MIWPFRRKSKKRMARILIDEPITSSTRVSILKALKQIEDREFPALIVRIDSPGGTVGDSQEIYSAIKRLKDKGCKVIASFGNISASGGVYIGVASDKIVANPGTITGSIGVIIRGNNLSELLDKVGIKFETVKSGIFKDILSPDKPLSDEGRKLLQSLIDESYKQFTEAVAEGRNLSVEDVRKFADGRIFTGTQAKKLGLVDEVGDEFVARELAAKMVNIDPKIQPLTFGKKKKKILGLIPGSRMFEKVINNLFFEIETSNKILWLYKP; the protein is encoded by the coding sequence ATGATTTGGCCTTTTAGACGAAAGTCAAAAAAAAGAATGGCTCGTATCTTAATTGATGAGCCTATTACAAGTTCAACAAGAGTTTCTATCCTTAAAGCACTTAAACAAATTGAGGATAGAGAATTTCCCGCTTTAATCGTGAGAATTGATTCACCTGGAGGTACTGTTGGTGATAGCCAAGAAATATACTCTGCTATTAAAAGACTTAAAGATAAAGGATGTAAAGTCATTGCTAGTTTTGGTAACATCTCAGCATCTGGAGGAGTTTACATTGGTGTTGCATCTGACAAAATAGTTGCGAATCCAGGCACAATTACAGGGTCAATAGGTGTGATTATAAGAGGGAACAATCTTTCTGAATTATTAGATAAAGTTGGTATAAAGTTTGAGACTGTTAAAAGCGGCATTTTTAAAGATATACTTTCTCCAGATAAACCTTTAAGTGATGAGGGTAGAAAATTGCTTCAAAGCCTTATAGATGAAAGCTACAAACAATTTACTGAAGCTGTTGCTGAAGGAAGGAATTTATCTGTTGAAGATGTAAGAAAATTTGCAGATGGAAGAATTTTTACTGGAACACAAGCAAAAAAATTGGGTCTCGTTGATGAGGTTGGAGATGAATTTGTTGCGAGGGAACTTGCTGCAAAAATGGTTAATATCGATCCAAAAATACAGCCTTTAACTTTTGGGAAGAAAAAAAAGAAAATACTCGGACTAATTCCTGGTAGTAGAATGTTTGAAAAAGTTATTAATAATTTATTTTTTGAGATTGAGACATCTAATAAAATCCTTTGGTTATATAAGCCTTAA
- the aroH gene encoding chorismate mutase, whose translation MKNDYKISFIRGATTASGNTVQEIEDAVVELINELISRNNLIKTNLLSITFTSTKDLDACFPASIARRCNGLDSVAFLDCQQMYVSDDVNFCIRIMAQVLLPPNNPINQPYLRGASRLRPDRC comes from the coding sequence ATGAAGAATGATTATAAAATTTCATTTATAAGGGGGGCTACTACAGCATCTGGGAATACTGTTCAGGAAATAGAGGATGCTGTGGTGGAGTTAATAAATGAATTAATTTCCCGTAACAATCTCATTAAGACAAACCTCTTATCTATTACTTTCACATCTACAAAAGATTTGGACGCATGTTTCCCTGCTTCAATTGCAAGGAGATGTAATGGACTTGATTCAGTAGCATTCTTAGACTGTCAACAAATGTATGTATCAGATGATGTCAATTTTTGTATTAGAATAATGGCTCAAGTTTTATTACCGCCAAATAATCCTATAAATCAGCCCTATTTAAGAGGTGCTTCAAGATTACGGCCAGATAGATGTTAA
- a CDS encoding DUF2808 domain-containing protein, translating into MSKRTKRFTLNFKILKFFLIPTILFSTPFLSNIQESKAGLEFQWDQDSGFRRLKWFQKEEKRRFRNTIYFFLRPNDRKADLLKINLAIPKTFKVPLNEEKISLCKVRIGGFEERTKCLEDTPADIEITTDESSLRKINIYPYSPILANKESYAIVFKKITNPKRSGLYQFHSYGQPKGGSISRYLGSWTILID; encoded by the coding sequence ATGTCAAAAAGAACTAAGAGATTTACTTTGAATTTTAAAATTTTAAAATTTTTTCTTATTCCTACAATCTTATTTTCAACTCCATTCCTTAGTAATATTCAAGAATCTAAAGCAGGATTAGAATTTCAATGGGACCAAGACTCTGGATTTAGACGATTAAAGTGGTTTCAAAAAGAAGAAAAGAGAAGATTCAGAAATACAATTTATTTTTTCTTAAGGCCAAACGATAGAAAGGCTGATCTTCTTAAAATTAATCTTGCTATCCCGAAAACTTTTAAAGTACCGCTTAACGAAGAAAAAATAAGTCTTTGTAAGGTTAGGATAGGCGGTTTTGAAGAAAGGACTAAGTGTCTAGAAGATACTCCAGCTGATATTGAAATTACAACAGATGAATCTTCCTTAAGAAAGATAAATATTTACCCTTATAGCCCAATACTCGCAAATAAAGAAAGCTATGCCATTGTTTTTAAAAAGATAACTAATCCAAAAAGATCAGGACTGTATCAATTTCATTCATATGGACAACCTAAAGGTGGATCAATTTCAAGATATTTAGGAAGCTGGACCATATTGATCGATTAA
- the rpmH gene encoding 50S ribosomal protein L34, translated as MTKRTFGGTSRKRKRVSGFRVRMRSHTGRRVIKSRRQKGRERIAV; from the coding sequence ATGACTAAGAGAACTTTTGGCGGAACTTCAAGAAAAAGAAAACGTGTATCAGGTTTTAGAGTAAGAATGCGTTCTCATACTGGTAGAAGAGTTATAAAAAGCAGAAGACAAAAAGGAAGAGAGAGAATAGCTGTATAG
- the rnpA gene encoding ribonuclease P protein component, which produces MALPNKMRLKGHRTFSYIHKNSIKYYGKLMTLKVARSNPEILLSHKLKNTSNNLKIAISVSKKVSKKAVERNKIRRILQEWLLTNIKKINNHKPYWLLVNLKFGDFCNDKNALLEEFQNLMFKSRLIK; this is translated from the coding sequence ATGGCCTTACCTAATAAGATGCGCTTAAAAGGTCACAGGACTTTTTCATATATTCATAAAAATTCCATTAAATATTATGGGAAATTAATGACTCTTAAAGTAGCGAGATCAAATCCAGAGATACTGCTATCACATAAACTTAAAAATACTTCCAACAATTTAAAGATAGCAATTTCTGTAAGTAAAAAAGTTTCAAAGAAAGCTGTAGAAAGAAATAAAATTAGAAGAATTCTGCAAGAGTGGTTATTAACAAACATTAAAAAAATTAATAACCACAAACCTTATTGGTTACTTGTTAACCTTAAATTTGGAGATTTCTGCAATGATAAAAATGCTCTTTTGGAGGAATTTCAAAACTTAATGTTCAAATCCCGTCTAATTAAATGA
- a CDS encoding PH domain-containing protein has translation MINIKEESFYEGGPARSDLIINLLAGITILGLPFTFAAIVRALWLRYKITNKRITIEGGWFGKNKTQVSLTNIDEIRSIPRGFGSYGDMVLILNDGSKVEMKSLPLFREKQKFIEDNIVKRSQTSNLSEVEGFATKF, from the coding sequence ATGATCAACATAAAAGAAGAATCCTTTTACGAAGGTGGTCCCGCCAGAAGTGACCTCATTATAAATTTATTAGCAGGAATAACTATTCTTGGTTTGCCTTTTACCTTTGCCGCAATAGTTAGAGCCTTGTGGTTAAGATATAAAATCACAAACAAGAGAATTACAATAGAAGGTGGATGGTTTGGTAAAAACAAAACTCAAGTTTCATTGACAAACATTGATGAAATCAGATCTATTCCAAGAGGGTTCGGATCATATGGTGATATGGTTCTTATTCTTAATGACGGTTCGAAAGTTGAAATGAAATCATTACCCCTATTTAGAGAAAAACAAAAATTTATTGAAGATAATATTGTTAAAAGATCACAAACTTCGAATCTCAGCGAAGTAGAAGGATTTGCTACTAAGTTCTAA